In Microbacterium laevaniformans, a single window of DNA contains:
- a CDS encoding YhgE/Pip family protein produces MKIPAMIAAELRRLTATRMSVIALIALMLVPVLYGGLYLWANQDPYGHFSEVPVALVDLDEGSGTGGDAAQYGSQVSQQLIDGHAFDWRAMSEADAATALHEGTVDFIVTIPSDFSAALVSSGGSAPRQATIGLQTNDANNYLASTIGTQAVEKIRRSVAELVGQEAASRLLGGLADIRAQLVQASDGATTLADGAAQVAGGSTTLAQGTAALAQGAGTLTDGASQVAAGAAQVADGARRVSAGTATLDGYADRAASAGQQVVAALPQARADIATLLADRGVDQATIDQVLAALDPIGDAAVTGNNRLQAAVSQVDQLASGAAQVASGAAQVSAGATQVAGGAGSLRDGADQAAAGAATLASGAGQVAGGASQLRDGLASGVQAIPDTDAATRGAQAKTIADPVAVSSSAQTSAGDYGAGLAPFFAALAGWIGIYALFLIVKPISRRAVTALRSPVRVTIAGWLTPALLGSVGMVALFGVLSFALGFRFANPLGTLGILMLASFTYAAIILALNVWLGSVGQFVGLVLMVLQLVTAGGTFPWQTLPAPLAALHHVLPMGYVVDAMRQLMYGGDLARVGTDIGVLLLWLGG; encoded by the coding sequence ATGAAGATCCCTGCCATGATCGCTGCCGAGCTGCGGCGCCTGACGGCCACGCGAATGTCGGTCATCGCCCTCATCGCGCTCATGCTCGTCCCCGTGCTCTACGGCGGCCTGTACCTGTGGGCCAACCAGGACCCGTACGGGCATTTCTCCGAGGTTCCCGTCGCGCTGGTCGATCTCGACGAGGGGTCGGGGACCGGCGGCGATGCGGCGCAGTACGGCAGCCAGGTCTCACAGCAGCTGATCGACGGTCACGCGTTCGATTGGCGTGCCATGAGCGAGGCGGACGCCGCAACCGCCCTGCACGAGGGGACGGTCGACTTCATCGTCACGATCCCCTCGGACTTCTCCGCGGCCCTCGTCTCCTCCGGCGGCTCCGCACCGCGCCAGGCGACCATCGGCCTGCAGACCAACGACGCCAACAACTACCTCGCATCGACCATCGGCACCCAGGCCGTCGAGAAGATCCGCCGCTCGGTCGCCGAGCTCGTCGGCCAGGAGGCGGCTTCGCGCTTGTTGGGAGGGCTCGCCGACATCCGCGCCCAGCTCGTGCAGGCGTCCGACGGCGCCACGACCCTCGCAGACGGGGCCGCCCAGGTCGCCGGAGGCAGCACGACACTGGCGCAGGGCACCGCCGCACTGGCGCAGGGCGCGGGAACGCTCACCGACGGCGCCAGCCAGGTCGCCGCGGGCGCCGCGCAGGTCGCCGACGGCGCCCGTCGCGTCTCGGCGGGGACGGCGACGCTCGACGGGTACGCCGATCGCGCGGCATCCGCGGGGCAGCAGGTGGTCGCCGCCCTCCCGCAAGCTCGCGCCGACATCGCGACGCTGCTGGCCGACCGCGGCGTCGACCAGGCCACGATCGACCAGGTGCTCGCCGCGCTGGATCCCATCGGCGACGCCGCGGTGACCGGCAACAACCGTCTTCAGGCGGCGGTGTCACAGGTCGATCAGCTGGCGTCCGGGGCAGCGCAGGTCGCCTCCGGCGCCGCGCAGGTCTCCGCCGGGGCGACGCAGGTCGCGGGCGGCGCCGGCTCGCTCCGCGACGGCGCCGACCAGGCCGCGGCCGGCGCGGCGACCCTCGCGTCCGGTGCCGGCCAGGTCGCCGGCGGCGCGTCGCAGCTGCGCGACGGTCTGGCTTCGGGGGTGCAGGCGATTCCCGACACGGATGCCGCGACCCGCGGCGCCCAGGCGAAGACCATCGCCGATCCGGTCGCGGTGAGTTCGAGTGCGCAGACCTCCGCGGGCGATTACGGTGCCGGGCTCGCGCCGTTCTTCGCCGCACTCGCCGGCTGGATCGGCATCTACGCCCTCTTCCTCATCGTCAAGCCGATCTCGCGCCGAGCGGTCACGGCGCTGCGCTCACCGGTCCGAGTCACCATCGCGGGCTGGCTCACCCCGGCTCTCCTGGGCAGCGTCGGCATGGTCGCGCTGTTCGGCGTGCTGTCGTTCGCCCTCGGCTTCCGGTTCGCGAACCCACTCGGCACTCTCGGCATCCTGATGCTCGCCTCCTTCACCTACGCGGCGATCATCCTGGCGCTGAACGTCTGGCTGGGCTCGGTGGGCCAGTTCGTCGGTCTCGTGCTGATGGTGCTGCAGCTCGTGACGGCGGGAGGCACCTTCCCCTGGCAGACGCTGCCGGCACCGCTGGCGGCACTGCACCACGTGCTGCCGATGGGCTACGTGGTCGACGCGATGCGCCAGCTGATGTACGGCGGTGACCTCGCCCGTGTGGGCACGGACATCGGCGTGCTGCTGCTGTGGCTCGGCGGGG
- a CDS encoding TetR/AcrR family transcriptional regulator, whose product MTTTTAPLRRPRKDAAANRAGILQAAATTLALDPSASIDQIARAAGLSRRALYGHFDDRQALLTELIAAGAQRFNAIASSLHEPHPPLALARLTAALWAEAAHVQVAAALALDDTRLEQTATALAPLRRALVGVVRAGQDDGTLRVDMAAPTLARLIEETARAAVSRIDASSPIATSIAVRAVLSIAGLSWRESEALLNAHPDVLEAN is encoded by the coding sequence GTGACCACCACCACCGCACCCCTTCGCCGCCCCCGAAAGGATGCCGCCGCCAACCGTGCCGGCATCCTGCAGGCGGCTGCGACCACCCTGGCGCTCGACCCGTCCGCCTCGATCGACCAGATCGCCCGCGCCGCCGGGTTGTCACGGCGCGCACTGTACGGACACTTCGACGACCGCCAGGCGCTGCTCACGGAGCTCATCGCCGCGGGCGCCCAGCGCTTCAATGCGATCGCCTCGTCGCTCCACGAGCCGCATCCCCCGCTCGCTCTCGCACGCTTGACGGCGGCCCTGTGGGCGGAGGCCGCCCACGTGCAGGTGGCCGCCGCGCTCGCGCTCGACGACACCCGCCTCGAGCAGACCGCCACCGCACTCGCACCCCTGCGACGCGCGCTCGTCGGTGTCGTCCGCGCCGGTCAGGACGACGGGACCCTCCGCGTCGACATGGCCGCCCCCACTCTCGCCCGTCTCATCGAAGAGACGGCGCGCGCCGCGGTCAGCCGCATCGACGCCTCGTCGCCGATCGCGACCTCGATCGCCGTCCGCGCCGTCCTGAGCATCGCCGGGCTCTCGTGGCGCGAGTCCGAGGCGCTGCTGAACGCCCACCCCGATGTGCTGGAGGCGAACTGA